From the genome of Bacteroidales bacterium, one region includes:
- a CDS encoding acyl-CoA thioesterase, with product MENTLKSPFIYETQYRIRYADTDQMGVVYYGKYALLYEIGRVELMRSVGITYAEMEREGTLMPVIEMNLKYIRPLRYDDVVTIKTILSETPAATIVFHHEIYDSKNVLCNEGYVKLCFVDTKTRRTKRIPYDVLNKLVTC from the coding sequence ATGGAAAACACATTGAAGTCTCCCTTTATTTACGAAACACAATATAGGATACGCTATGCCGATACTGACCAAATGGGAGTGGTTTATTATGGCAAATATGCTTTGTTGTACGAAATTGGCAGGGTGGAGCTAATGCGTTCTGTTGGAATAACATACGCCGAGATGGAGAGAGAAGGCACGCTTATGCCTGTCATTGAAATGAACCTCAAATACATCCGTCCGCTTCGCTATGACGACGTTGTGACAATAAAAACAATTTTGTCGGAAACGCCGGCAGCTACCATCGTTTTTCATCACGAAATTTACGACAGTAAAAATGTGCTTTGTAACGAAGGCTACGTAAAACTATGTTTCGTTGACACTAAGACACGGCGTACTAAAAGAATACCTTATGACGTTCTTAATAAACTAGTTACATGCTAA